One window from the genome of Nicotiana tomentosiformis chromosome 5, ASM39032v3, whole genome shotgun sequence encodes:
- the LOC138910762 gene encoding uncharacterized protein has translation MEVAKILHMNGGIGDTSYAKNSKLQQKVILMTKPILEEAISALYRSLSPETICIAELEFHEDLRRQNMGDDGYLILIALLRELLVHSIIDFSLPRVCTLFTPLTVSTGFPKYLLG, from the exons ATGGAAGTTGCTAAAATACTTCACATGAATGGAGGAATTGGAGACACAAGCTATGCAAAAAACTCTAAGCTCCAG CAAAAGGTGATTCTCATGACAAAGCCAATATTAGAGGAAGCCATATCTGCACTCTACCGCAGCCTTTCCCCAGAAACCATTTGTATTGCAGAGTTAG AATTCCATGAAGATTTGAGGAGACAGAATATGGGAGATGATGGATATTTGATCCTAATTGCTTTGTTGCGGGAATTGCTGGTTCACTCTATAATAGACTTTTCCCTTCCAAGAGTCTGCACTTTGTTCACTCCTCTTACAGTGTCCACTGGCTTTCCCAA GTACCTGTTGGGATAG